In Comamonas koreensis, the genomic stretch CAAACAGCTCTTTTTTCAGATAGGCGTAAAAGAGTGGCGCCGCCACGAGCCCGGCAGGGCCAAAAATGGCCTCGGCAACAAACATCACCGACAGCAACTCCCAGACGCCCATATGCGTCTTGGCGCCGACGACCTTGGCATTGATCAGGTACTCGGCCTTGTGGATCAGCACCAGGAAAGCCAGGCAGGCGACGGCGGTCAGCGGCGAGACTGACAGGCCCACGGTGGTGATGACGGCATTGCAGACCAAGTTGCCGACGATGGGGATCAGGCCACCAAAAAAGGTCAGCATGATGAGCGCGCCGCTATAGGGCAGGCGCATATTGATCAGCGGCAGAATGCCCAGCAGGAAGATGGCGGTCAGCACCGTGTTGAAGAGGGCGATCCAGAACTGGGCTGCGACAATCTGGCGGAATGCATCGCCAAAGCGCTGCACGCGCAGCTGCAGCTGGTAGGCCAGTGGCGCGTGGGAATGGCGGCTGTGGCGCACGGCGGCCAGCGCGCCAATCAACAGGCCCACAAACACATAGAGCAGGCCGGTGAGCCAGAGCCGGCCCATATTGGCAATGGCACCTGCCTTGGTGCCCAGGTATTCGGCAGCGCGCTGCTGCAGGTCCTGTACCCCATCGGGCAGCACATTGGCCAGCTCGGGCGGCAGCTTGCTGCGCAGGTCCAGCAAGGTCTTGGCCATCGAGACCAGCATCTCGCGGTACTGCTGCGGTGCGTTGAGCAGATAGCCTTGGGAGTGGATCAGGCCCAGCGTGACCAGCACCACCGGCACCACCAGCACGATGGTGACGGCCAAGTATTCCATCCACAGGGGAGGGGGCGTGTTCAGCGAGGTGGGCAGGCGGCTCAACTCTCGGATCTTGTGCACCAGAAACAAGGTGAAGGTGTAGCCGGCGCAGGCGGCCAAGAGGCCCACGAGCAGGCCATTGAGCATGATCAGCAGCAAGGCCGCAGCCATCAGCACATAGGAGGCCACCCTGACGCCCCAATGCGCAGGAGGCGGCCGCCAAACATGCGGCTGGTCCCCAGCGCCGCTGGCCGGCTGGCCGGGTGCGGGGCTGTTGGACGGGGACTTTGCGGAATCCGGTTGCATGGTAGGCCATCCATCTGAGCGAGTCGGAAGGCCAGAATCTGGCCCTTGCTGCGCGCAGGGCAGACGGCTTGGTGCGCCTGCCCTGCCGGGGAAGCTTAGCGCACCGTGACCGCAGCCTCAGCGCCACGGGGGCCGATGCTGCCAATCGTCCACACTTGTTCACCAAGGGCGGAGAAGGCGTCCTTGACGGCCTGCTCGCTTTCTGCGGGAACGACCACCACCATGCCGATGCCGTTGTTGAAGGTACGGTTCATCTCGATGTCATCGATGCCGGCGGTCTTTTGCAGCCAGGCAAACAGCTCGGTCTGCGGCCAGCTGCCCTTGACCAGCTGCGCGCCCAGGCCTTCGGGCAGCACGCGGGGAATGTTCTCCAGCAGGCCGCCGCCGGTGATGTGCGCCAGCGCCTTGATGGGCTGCGCGGCCAGCACCTTGAGCACATTGAGCACGTAGAGGCGCGTGGGCTCCATGATGGCGTTCTTGAAGGGCTTGCCGTCCAGCGTCTCGGGCAGGCCGCCTTGGCTTTGTGCGCGCTCGATGCACTTGCGCACCAGCGAGAAGCCGTTCGAATGCACGCCATGCGAGGCCAGGCCCAGCACCACGTCGCCGGCTTGCACATTCTGGCCGGTCAGGATCTTGCTTTTCTCGACCGCGCCGACGGCAAAACCGGCCAGATCGTATTCGCCGTCCGGGTACATGCCGGGCATCTCGGCGGTTTCACCACCGATCAGCGCGCAGCCCGACAGCTCGCAGCCCTTGGCGATACCGCCCACCACGGCCGCTGCCGTGTCCACATCGAGCTTGCCGCAGGCAAAGTAGTCGAGGAAGAACAGGGGCTCGGCGCCTTGCACCAGCACGTCGTTGACGCTCATGGCCACCAGGTCGATGCCCACGGTGTCATGCATATTCCATTCAAAGGCCAGGCGCAGCTTGGTGCCCACGCCGTCGGTGCCGGACACCAGCACCGGCTCCTTGTAGCGCTTGGGCACTTCAAACAGCGCGCCAAAACCACCGATACCCGCCATCACGCCTTCGCGCATGGTTTTCTTGGCCAGGGGCTTGATGCGCTCGACCAGCGCGTCGCCAGCGTCAATATCAACGCCAGCGTCTTTGTACGAAAGGGGGGTGGAGGAATTGGAAGAGCTCATGAGGGACTACAAAGGCAATAAAGCTGACAAGCTGACCCAACGGGGGCCAGAAACGCCGATTTTATGTCGCAAGCCATACCCGAGGGGGCAGAATGCCCGTCCGGTGTGCACTGTTACCGCCAAAGCGCGCAGGGGCGGCCTGCTTTGTGGCCGATTTCATGCATAAATGGGGCAGAGGGGCCTTTTGTGTCACACAGCCGTGACTACCGACTAAAATCAACGGGTTTGCATGTAGGGCCCTGGCCACTGCATAACCGAGCAGGGGCGCCCCAAGTTGGCGCGCATCGCGCCAACCACACTGAACGCTTTCTTTCATTGAACGCAGCCATGCGTGAGATTTCCTTTTATCTGATGACCCACAACGCAGTGCATGTTGCACGGCGGGCTTGGGCGCGGATAGGAGTTGGCGCATGAAGCAAATGGCATTGGATCTGGGTTTGGCGCCAGCGCCAAGCCTGAACCGGTTTTTTGCGGGCTCCAACCAGGCAGCGCTTGCGCATTTGCATGCCCAGGTCAATGAAGCCTGGGACGCGCCGCGCTCAACGGTGCCCACTTACCTGTGGGGCGAGATGGGCTGCGGCAAGACCTATGTGTTGCGCGCGGTGGCCGAAGCCTTGCGTGAGCAGGGCGCGCCGGTGGGCTGGCTCGATGCGAGCACCCGCTTTCCCAGCGCTTTCAACGAGCGCTGGTCGGCCGTGATCCTCGACGAGGTGCAGTTCTACAACCCGGTGCAGCAGGCGGCGGCCTTCAACTGGTTCGTCAACGCTACCAGCCCGGCCACCGGTGCGCGGCGTTGGGTGCTGGCCGCTGGCGATGTGCCGCCGTCCGACCTGAAACTGCGTGACGACTTGCGCACCCGGCTGGGCTGGGGCGAGATCTACCAGCTGCACCTGCTGAGCGAAGCGCAGCGCAGGGATGTGCTCAAGGATGAAGCCAAACGACGTGGCCTGGTATTGACCGACGATGTGATGGATTACATGCTCAAACGCTTCTCACGCGATTTGGGCAGCCTGATGCAACTGTTGGACCACCTGGACAATTTTGCCTTGCGCAACAAACGGGGCCTGACGATCCCCTTGCTCAAGGACATGCTGGAGACGGAGTAAATGGTCTTGCAGCTACAACCGAGATTTTTTGAATGAATAACTCTGCTGGCACAAGCACAAGGCTTGCGCTTTTTGACCTGGACCACACTTTGCTGCCGCTCGATTCGGATTACGAATGGGGGGAGTTCACCTT encodes the following:
- a CDS encoding AI-2E family transporter, whose amino-acid sequence is MQPDSAKSPSNSPAPGQPASGAGDQPHVWRPPPAHWGVRVASYVLMAAALLLIMLNGLLVGLLAACAGYTFTLFLVHKIRELSRLPTSLNTPPPLWMEYLAVTIVLVVPVVLVTLGLIHSQGYLLNAPQQYREMLVSMAKTLLDLRSKLPPELANVLPDGVQDLQQRAAEYLGTKAGAIANMGRLWLTGLLYVFVGLLIGALAAVRHSRHSHAPLAYQLQLRVQRFGDAFRQIVAAQFWIALFNTVLTAIFLLGILPLINMRLPYSGALIMLTFFGGLIPIVGNLVCNAVITTVGLSVSPLTAVACLAFLVLIHKAEYLINAKVVGAKTHMGVWELLSVMFVAEAIFGPAGLVAAPLFYAYLKKELFAARLI
- the purM gene encoding phosphoribosylformylglycinamidine cyclo-ligase, with the translated sequence MSSSNSSTPLSYKDAGVDIDAGDALVERIKPLAKKTMREGVMAGIGGFGALFEVPKRYKEPVLVSGTDGVGTKLRLAFEWNMHDTVGIDLVAMSVNDVLVQGAEPLFFLDYFACGKLDVDTAAAVVGGIAKGCELSGCALIGGETAEMPGMYPDGEYDLAGFAVGAVEKSKILTGQNVQAGDVVLGLASHGVHSNGFSLVRKCIERAQSQGGLPETLDGKPFKNAIMEPTRLYVLNVLKVLAAQPIKALAHITGGGLLENIPRVLPEGLGAQLVKGSWPQTELFAWLQKTAGIDDIEMNRTFNNGIGMVVVVPAESEQAVKDAFSALGEQVWTIGSIGPRGAEAAVTVR
- the hda gene encoding DnaA regulatory inactivator Hda — protein: MKQMALDLGLAPAPSLNRFFAGSNQAALAHLHAQVNEAWDAPRSTVPTYLWGEMGCGKTYVLRAVAEALREQGAPVGWLDASTRFPSAFNERWSAVILDEVQFYNPVQQAAAFNWFVNATSPATGARRWVLAAGDVPPSDLKLRDDLRTRLGWGEIYQLHLLSEAQRRDVLKDEAKRRGLVLTDDVMDYMLKRFSRDLGSLMQLLDHLDNFALRNKRGLTIPLLKDMLETE